From the Elaeis guineensis isolate ETL-2024a chromosome 16, EG11, whole genome shotgun sequence genome, the window GTTTTGTCAACACTTGTTAAGGAAAATATTATTCCCTAGTTACCCTAGAGTATAACTATTAACCACACTAATGATAGGTTAAATGCCAATAAGGCTTGATTTGTAGGCATGAGTGCCAAATCTTTAATGTGCCTCGATCAATTTGTTTCTAAGTTTGTGATTATCATCCTGTAAAAGATCTGTTTTCAAAGAAGATTATAACTCATTCGCCTAGTAGGAATTTCTTCTCTATTGATGATCTCCTGCTTGCAATTGGAGCCTCACAAAAAGACAAGTTGCATGAAACTTGCTTCGATACTAAACTAATTCAGGCAAAGCGGGACTTGACAAAGTAATAGCAACAATGACTCCCAATCATTAGCCAAATTCTTGAATATGAAAATTTGGGAAAATACCTAGAAATATAAACCATTTGTCCAGCAGGATATCGCTGTCCTTCACTTGCAGCGGTGGAGGATTGCATGTGACTGTAAGTTGTCTGCTTAAAACCCTAATTTGTTCAGTCCTTCTTACTCAGGAAGCAATCCCAACACCTGAAACTGCAAAGCTACATAAGGagaatgtgagagagagagagagagagagagagagagatcccttTCATGCCATAAGagtgctccttttttttttgcatagtATATGCTTTTATTTCTTATAAATGGAAATACTTCTTGAATCTCATTATTTCTTGGCATtcctttttcattctttttttctaCTCTTTATAAATTGCACCATTGACAATTTACTTCCatgataaattattaaatttgcTTGCCATATCCAGATTGCATTTAATCAATTCATAGTTGCAACTTTTGTAGACTAGCATTGTCAACAGTTATTGCCAACTGGTGGATGTAGAAGCCACGCGACAAGAACTAAGGCATCTGAAGTCTTTAAATGTTGATGGAGTGGTTGTAGATTGTTGGTGGGGAATTGTGGAAGGCTGGAGTCCACACAAATATGAATGGTCTGGTTACAGAGACCTGTTTAACATCATTCGAGAGTTTGAGCTGAAATTGCAGGTCAGGCTTCAAAATGCTTGTTATGATTTATGACGTGCACTTATGCAAGATTTCTATTCATATTTTTGCTTTTTGTCAGAACTTCTGCTAAAATGTGTTATTGTAGGTTTATCCAGTAATGCCATCACCAAAAGTCCTTTGGCACCAAAATAGGGAGCTAGCAATTATGTTGCATGTAAAAGTTAGTATCAGCAAAAGTTGGTGTTAGATGATCAGAAGCCTTGCCCTGCATAAATAGATTTCATAGAACAATGATAGCTTTATGCCGCAAACAATGAAATATTGAACTCTTGATCTACCAACGAAAAGATCTCAATTTGCATGTTTTATACCACGATGTACTGGAGCCACATTGGATGGTTTAATGAATTGCATCTTGACAAATCCTTTTTTGAAATTTAACATAACATAAGCATTTCATGAGCAGAATGTTGTTGGAGCACTCTAAGCTTTGTCAAAATTGAGAATCAGAAAACGTTAAGCCTCACTATTTGAATTCATGTGAATTCACATTGTTTTTAGCATGGCTATTATGTACTATTCATTGTAGATTAAGTGGATGAATAAATTCTTCTAATATATGATGACTGAGTCTGTTGTTACACTCCAGAATAATTGGCATGAAAAACAAAATCTAAAATAAGCATCAGTGATGGGTTTGCATATCCAATATGTAAACAAAGGAAGGACATTTGATGTTTGCAAACATTTAAAAGAAAGAAGGTTACTctgtttctatttttattttttatttctttaatttttggatggggAAGTGGAGGAATATAGGGCATGTGAACCTGGGCCTTCATCTGCAAGTTTATGACTGGAATTTAGGAGGTTCCTCCTTTGCGACTTATTGTCTTGCACATCATACTTGGTAAAGGAAGAGCAGCAGGAAATCTGATGGAAGTATAGGGGTGAATATTTAAAACAGTGAAAAAAATGTGGTGGCTAGGGCAAACACTCAAAATGAAGAATTGCTTATAGAAACATTTATGCAGTAGACACCCAAAATGAACAATTACAAGCAACCTGTCAATGAAGTATTGAGGTGAAGATCTAATGATTGTGGGAAGACATGGCTCCTAGGACAAACACCCTCATCTATCAGCTTATTGAAACACCTATCCTTGACATGATGGATGATAGTTTTGATAGAGGATCTAGTTGGGAAATATAGTAAATGGCTGACCAACCTAGTTGGGAAGCATCCAAAACACTGTggccaaaataaagaaaaatcaagtCAACTTTCAACCCCAAAGTGAAAATGTTGAAAGAAAACCTTTAGAAATAAACGATATGCTGGTAATGACTACATTTTGAGAGAAGATTTCCCTTGTGAATAAAATGGTGATTTAAAGATATACACACGAAAAAGCTTTGCTCAACcaataaagatataaaaattaggCGGTGTAAAGGATTTAGATTTAGAATGGCCCAGATTTAAGTGTGTGAGTACTATCCCTAGAGAAGGATTCGCCTCTCAATACATGGGATATGTGGTGATCTTCATCGAAGATAGAGGTGTACAACTATCCAATGCCTCATTTGTcttccttatggcacatgaataTGGAAAAAGATGGAGTGAAACATTTTTCTGTAGTCACCCTTGGGGAATTTTTATAATAGTTGAAAATGGAAGGAGAGGAGTGCTTTTGAGGATCGGATATTTTTAAGGTGGTCTTTGCAGGTGTTCTAAAGTAGTAAGGAAAAGTTATTAGTGGGGAAATGGAAAGATGAGGAAAGTTGTATACACAAATGTTATTGGATAGCTATGACTTAAAAGGAGTCTATGACTGTATGTAGGACTTTGCTTCTATAACCCATGACATATTTCCCATGGGATTCCTATGGGTTGCAATGGACCAGTATGTTGGTCCACTTAAAGAGTCTTTGGACTAGAGAAACTGCACAATCAAGAAATCAAATTAGAGTAAATATAGAAGAATTAAAAttggaagaaaaatataaaattattttttgccaCAGTTGCTCCTGACAGATTGaggaaatcaaattcaaattaattaagtGGTAACAAAGGTTGCTGATGTTTACTAGAAGGGtttcaaatttataaatcatGCTGCTATGAATTAGTTACTGAAAGTGATCCAGGTAAAAAGGGGATCATAACATTACACTTAGCAAGGCACCCTTGACTCCCCTGTGACAGGTTAAGATTACGAACAGACCCCAGAGTTTAAGACAGTAGAAATGGCATATCGGACATGTTCATGTGTGGGTATAGCTAGATCATATCACATGGGGGAAGGTTGTTCTATCAAGAAGCATCATACATGGTTATGATGAGGAAGAAAGAGGTATGCTGTGATGGACTTGAGCAGAAGAGACCATGAGGTCAAAGATAGACCTGCATTACTTTATTGCTTTAGTCAATAAGAAACCTGATCGAGTTGATGATTAGGTGAAAAGATTAGCAAAAACTCCATAAAAATGACCGACACCTCCCCCcccacccccaaaaaaaaaaaaaacaaaaaccctCCGCCAACCCATCCACCCTACCTTGTTCAATGTGTGTGGATGTGTTGCACATTCTATTTTATTTATTCTGTATACAACAGGATTAAAGTGCTTTTAGTAtacttttttataaaatttgttcTTATAATACATAATCATCAAAACATTTAGTCTGTGTACTACATCTCTAGTCCATTGTGGAATAAATAACGAGAGTGCAAACTTTTATTTGAATGAACACTAATAAATATACTATGTTCTTTCTATCACAAAAAAAACCCTGCTAATATTTTTTAGAATTCTTAGTCAATTATTTCCATATGACTGATGGTattttcagcatgaaaaattttattgttttgttctataagaaataaatctctctaaaagaaaaaaattagacttgAGACAAAAATTACTTTCTATTAGTCCATGATATTTAGAGCAGAGCCATGTAAGCAAGCATACATTTAAGCGATTGCTATCTGGATCTGATGTAAACACATTCTTACTATTAAATGGATCATTCTCTACTTTGATGCTTTACACAgacttatttttaattttcatctaAAATCCATAGATGACGTACTGAATATCCTTAAATTGCTTGTAACTTTTCTCTTTCTAAACTTTTGAAGGTAGTAATGGCATTTCATGAGTGCGGAGGAAATGCATCTGGTGAAATACCAATTTCCCTTCCAAAGTGGGTCCTAGAGATAGGAAAAGATaatcaggatatatttttcacAGATCGTGAAGGGAGGAGAAACACAGAATGTCTTTCTTGGGGTATCGACAAGGAACGTGTATTGAAAGGAAGAACTGGCATTGAGGTATTTGATTATTATTACTGTGCTTTATGTTGATATTTCTGTTCATGTAGGTtctattaatttttctttttcttggttggAATTTGATccaaggaaaaaggaaaagagaaactTAAACTGAAATATAAGGAGTAGATGCCTGTTGTTTGcattatatatctatatctatatctatatctggaATATTCCCTCTACATTTTTTATTTGCTGCCACAAACCTGCTTCACGCATGGACTCCTTTTTACTTCATGTGCCACGGGGCCTCTATGAGAGGCCATCATAAGTTTTGCACTTACTATAATTCTAAGCTTTATGATGAACTTGCAAAATTTTTCTGATCTGGTTATTTTCACTTCTTATAAACATATATTGACATTGTCTGGGTGTAGATAGGTTGAACATTTTTAAGTCTTCACATTGTGCTTATTTGAATCTATTTTCTGCAGGTTTGCTTTGACTTCATGAGAAGCTTCCGTATGGAATTCAATGACTTATTTGAAGAGGGTTTCATTACTGCTGTTGAAATTGGACTAGGTGCTTCAGGGGAGTTGAAATACCCATCACATCCAGAAAGAATTGGATGGAGGTACCCTGGTATCGGTGAGTTTCAGGTATCCGTTTTAAGGTTAATCTTCATTTCTATTTCCCCTCTATGTTAATACTTCGATTAGTCATTCCTTAGAATTATTAATTTCCATTTTCATAATTTTCTACCAAACGCATGACTAGTGTAAGGAAAAATCCATGAGAAATCTCCTACTAAAACTTTCTTGCAAAGACAAATTACAGAATGCAATCCCAAGATTATTCATTCAAGAATTCTTCACAAAACCAGATATCTAATGACCATAGATGAATTAGTAATATGAAAGATTGAAAGGTAGCCAATATACACATTAAGAAACTTAATTTTGTAATATTTAGTTCACATTAAAGAGCTAGATCCATTCTCTCTATAATTAGGTGTACCTGCTGGTAGAGAACTCAATCCTACTACGATGAATCCTAGCCATCCAGGAAACAAGGCCAATGTGACCGAAACTACAAAAGATCTTAGAGCATACTCCAACTCCTGCCACAACATAACCAGGTCAAGTTATCAACAGATACAAAGAATTTCTTCTTTGAATTCATTAGTTAATTTTGACAGATTGCAAGGGCTAATGCCACCACTATGACATGGAAGAATTGCATTTTTATTTGGTAGTGTTTTTATAAAACAGCCATATCATCTCGGTTAGAAACTCAGTTGAGTGTTTAATAGGGCTTTAGGAAGTGGTTCcacttctaaaatttaaattgtaCTTGGAGATGCCTAGGGTATCCTAATGTAAAAAGTGGTGTGACCATTTAGATATCCTCTGGGTCATTTAACATATATAAGCTCTTGTTGGTGAGTTATAAAGTATTGCCAGAGGTGTTCTGGCACTTTAAATTGAAAAAACAGACATCATCTCTTAGAATAAGATTTCAACATATTGTTTTGATTTAGTATCAAAGGATTTAAGTCTTTTTAAGTGGATTGTATTAATTTACAAAAGTATGTAGAACTATTAATCCGAAACTGGAGTGATCTTTACTTTCTTCTCATTGATTTGATCTTTGGCAGTGCTATGACAAGTACATGCAGCAGAATCTGCGACGAGCAGCAAAGTTGCGTGGACATTCATTCTGGGCCAGGGGGCCGGACAATGCTGGGCATTATAATTCAAGGCCTCATGAAACTGGATTCTTCTGTGATAGAGGTGATTATGATGGCTACTATGGACGCTTTTTCCTTCATTGGTATGCACAAACCCTAATTGACCATGCAGATCAAGTATTATCGCTTGCAAATCTTGCATTTGAAGGGACACAAGTAATTATAAAGGTATCTCTAAATTATTTTGGTAATCTTTTACTAGAAAACTCGGTGTCTCATTTCTCTTACTGGAATTTATCTGGCAAAGCTTGTTTAATTGCTTATCATCTGGATCATTTTGAAGTTGTAGGCATTTGGGTTTGTGATCTGTATTTGATGATCCACAGATCTTTATTTAAAGCTACTTGTCACATTAAATAGTAATACATCTACTGTAGGCTGATAAATGCTGCAATGTATTTAATGCCTTGATGATAGGTTTTAAGGGTGTGAAAATGTTTGCACCAACTAATTATACTTCCATTAATAAAAATTAAGACATTCATTATGCCAACCCAAAATATATGGATTAATGCTTGTCGTACATGGCACTATTCATTGTGCAAGTGGATTTTAACCTGAATCTACGGGAAAACAATCTTCTGTATCATATCTCGAAGCTATTCTGTAGAAGCCAACACAAATATTTTGCTCACCACTGTGAAATTTGGTTGTGGAAACATAATATTAGCTATATGACTATGCAGATTCCAGCTGTTTACTGGTGGTACAAGACGTCCAGCCATGCTGCAGAGCTTACAGCAGGATTCTATAATCCTACAAACCAAGATGGTTATTCTCCTATCTTCGACATGCTCAAGAAACATTCTGCGGCTATGAAATTTGTCTGCTATGGGCCACAGCACTCTGCCCAGGAAAGTGACGAAGCATTGGCTGACTTGGAAGGTTTAAGCTGGCAGGTTGCAACAATTTTCTATTCTTTTGTCCTGGATCTCTGCAGCCATTTCCTTATTTCTGGATGCTATGAGTCCTTTTCTGCTATGAATCAACAATAGCTTTTGATTTGCATTAATTTTCTAGGTGATGAACTCTGCCTGGGACCGCAGTTTAGCAGTAGCTGCTCATGGTACTCTTCCTTGTCACGATAGAGAGACATTTATTAGAATCATAGAAAATGCAAAACCAAGAAATGATCCGGACCGTCGCCACCTCTCCTTCTTCACATACCAACAGCTGACTTCTGTATTCATGGAAAGAGAAATGTGCTTCTCAGAGCTGGACAATTTCATCAAATGCATGCATGGTAGGTATGATCTGGTGCACGTTCTTATAAGCTATGCTTAGATAATGAAGGGGATAACAAACACATTATCCTTGGTGGTAGGAACCCCCTGGACATCATGATTTCCTAGTGGGAATAGTTGAGAAATGGCAAGAGCTATTTGACTCTCtgtctatcattatatcattcgTTCTCTTCTATGCTTAGGTGGATTTAGTCTTAACTATTAACTGCCAGCAAGAAATGGGCATTTCTAGGTACATGATTTCCCACTCCTAAAATTATACTGACCTCTGCTATCTCACCTGAGCATGCGTTCCTCGTCCCAGCTCTTAAAATGTGCACAGCATTCCCTTTTCTTACTTAGAACCTTACCTGATAGCAATTAATCTGCAGGGGAAGTTGTCAATGACGTCCAAGCTTAATTTTCATGCTGCAATATTTCAGATTGTCTGCGGTTGAAGGAGGGTGATAGAAGTCAACTGCCAATATAATGACTGTCGGCAGCACCTGCAGGTGTGCGATCCTTGATATTGGTTGCTTGGCCTGAAAACCTtgtaatttgatctacccaattATTCATCGACGCTTTCCTTTTTACTAGCCGAATATTCTGTCATGATTATTATCCTGTCCTTGAGGATGCTTAAACATGGAATTATGTTGTACCTTCAAGTGACTAATCTTTACTACCAAAAGGAAAATTTCTTCTCTGTTCCTTGGGATTTTTCAGGAAACAGAGCATGGAATATACTTGTTATGAGTAATGCTACTTCCTGGTCTCATAGGTATCATcaaaatttcttcttcttcttctttccagctGACTGGAACACATTGTTTTTAGTTTGGACCCAGCATTAGAGAAGAGGTTGGTGTGAGGTCCTAGGATGTCCAGTTTCTGAGTAATCTAGTGTCCCTGTTTCTATTTGCTGGAAATATACAGATCACGTTAAGACTGCACTGCTAGGGATATGCCTCTTAAAGTTAAGATGATCTACTTCTGTTTGCATTTGAGATTGGAGCAACGTAAACATATTCAGATTTAGATAGATGATTTAGAGTTTCTATTGTTTCTTTGACAGCCATTTGGTTCGTGTAGTAGTGATAtgatacctctctctctctctctctctctctcttttggaagTCATCCATTTTATAGGATAACGGATCATCAACTAGAATCATTTGTATGGCAACTTTCGATTGGAAAGCCTGTAAAAACCATCCAGTGAGGGCCTGTTTGGGGACGCAGTCGTATGTTACCAAAGGTTTAAGGAACTAGGGGAGTTTGATTGATGTTGGAATAAgatccttttttaaaaaaaataaaaaaaactcagGAATCTTTTGTTTGATTCCCAAAAATTATATAGAAACATTAAAAAGGCAGAAATCAAAACTAGATTCTAGTCAAAAACAAATCTGTATGCCAGTGCACTACACAGCCATTATCAGACAAGCTCAAAATCACGTTTGCTTCTCCGTTTAAGTCGCATTATCTTTTTCCTTAAGTACTTTAAAATTCAATACAGAAAGTTGAGTTAATGAATGATCTTTTCTTCGTAGAGAAGCAAATGAATGTTTGAGCATGACTTTCTAGTTGACTTTGGCTAGATTGttacatcaaaagaaagaaaagaaagacttCGACTATATTAAACCCAAAAATCCATGAAGATACACCATGTAATTTGATTTTATTACTCATAATCAATTGCCTTTAATGAATTGACTGCTAGGATGTACTagctagggatggcaaaattaatccgacccgatgggtatacaccctacccgaacccgatcaaacccgaaaaatagggtttgactgggtttgggttcgggtttgggtaaaacccgaaaactatagtacgggtatgggtagggtatgggtagtgctattttctatccgaacccgacccgaacctatggatatgggtaatatccgaacccatatccgaatatatatatatatatatatatatatatatatatatatatagacacacacatatccgaatatatatatacatatacatatatatatatatatatatagacacacacacatacacacacacatatatatgatctctctctctttctctctctctctatatatatataattatatatatgtatgcatgcatatatgtatgcatgtatgtgtgtgttagaagtgtgtatgtgcgtatgtatgtatgtatatatatataattagtaattctatttttgattgataatatgcataaaattattttacttttttttttggtatagaatggatgggtatggggcgggtatggattgggtatggagaaatgggttacccacgggtatccccgaacccgttgggtatggagatgggtatctcttttcttatccgattgggtatcgggtaggatttgggtataggatattaagttcgggtttggggatgggtagtatactatccgacccaaatcctacccattgccatccctagtaCTAGCTAGGAGGGGAAAGCTTCAAtttttctataaaagaaaaaaCTCCCCCTCCCTTTCCACACTGGCCTCCAACGTGCGTGCCCGCCCGCTCCTCTCCCACGAAAGAGGGAAAAAAGGGGTTGGAGACCCACGTTGGATTAAAAGCTGAGAGCAGGTGTTTGCGTTTGTAAATTGTGGACGATAACTGAAAAATAATGTTCTAATCCCATTATTTGCATGGGTCGTATATTGTTTGTGTTTGTTTGTTTTTGACGATCGGTGCAAAGAGAATTATTTTgttacatatataaaaaaatttaaatatatattttttgtacaAGCATAAAAGGTTCTCTGTCTCGTGgtgtttgcttttttttttttttgctaaatccCATGATTTTAGCTTTGGTGATATCAGTGGGCATGGGTACGGAAGTATAGTCATGAAAGGTGTCTGATGTTACGTGGACAAAGTTTGTTTCATGTGGTACGTTGTATCCCTCTTTCTACCATCTGCCCAATTGTCCCGTCTCGCTTGCCAAGAATACTGACATCCAGACATTACGTAGTTTTGTTGATAAcacttaaataaaatttattttttcaaatcatATTGTGTACCATCGTGTGTACATGTTTCAAATAACAAGAAATtttattacaatatttttttaaaatattttaataattattatccGATACTCTATTGAAAATTCTACTtcaactttttatattttttatttgtctACAAAACCATGTCATGTTTCACGTTCGTGATACTCGCGCGGCTAAGTTGAAGCGTTGAGGATGCGATTTGACTGTCTTtctgtatatatatttttggCAGCTGACTGTCTTtttgtattataatttttttcataccaTCTGTCCAATGGTTCTATCATGCAACCTATATGTTCTAGATCCTAAGAATACTGACCTCACCATATATAATTTTAGTGATAacagttaaaaaaatttattttatgaaatcatatatatatatatatatatatatatatatatatatatatttctaaaataatattttttaataaaatattttcaaaatatgatcGAATGGAAATTATTTTCGGATCTACCATTCTAGCGTGAAATCATGTGTTGAACTCACGATTTCTGAGTGACGTGGCACCCATTGCCTGTCACGTGGTGCGGGGTGTGCCAGGGTTGAAATTATGGGTTGAACCTACGATTTCAGATTCGTGATCTCAACCCATGATTTTTCTACGCTACCCCACCTCGGGCCCTTTCTGCACCCTTTGTTTCCTATCGTCCGGTCCCTCCTTCACCACGCCATCCCGCActgctcccctcccctcccctttgACATTCCAGTCCCGCTTGCATCACCCCCACCCCGGCTGCCCTTGTGTCCCACCATTGGATCATACTCCCCCGGGCCCCGCCCCCCTCGACGGTCCCACTCTAGCTATCCTTGTGTCCAACCCTCAGATCGCACCCCCCGATCGCCCCTGCCCCTCCCCCTCCATGGTTCCCACCCTGCTCCCTTCTCTCGGACCGTTGGATCATGCCCCCCGGCCCCCCCTCCACGGTCCCTACGCTGCTCCCGTTCTTTCTGACCCTCGGATCGCACCCCCCGACCCCCAACACAACCCCCCCACACCAACCCTGGCCAGTCCCCATGTTGCTCCCCTTCTCTTTGACCGTGGGGTCCCCCTCACCCCTCTATTTCCCATTTTTCCATCTATCCAGTCATCTTTCGATTATCAGGCCGCTCTCCATCTTTGGCTGCTTTCTCTGTTGGATCCCGGACTTGACTGCCTTCCGACGGTCCGATCATTTGTGGTTCCCGTCATCCCCCCTctggtaaaaatatttttttttattatctattttaattTAGTGTTGTTATGttatttgaagattttattttaatttctgaccTTGAGCCATGTTGTTTACCCTATTTTGCATATTATTGGTGATTTTATGTGGAGCTTGCTAAAGTTATTGTATTTATTATATATGTAGTGATGGAAGAAAGTATCATGGTCTTATGCTATATAAATGGTTCTATAGTTTACGGGTTAAATGGCATTGAATATAATCGTTATCCTCAAAGggcaattagaattaaaattggaATTAAATTTGAAGAGTTGGAGGATAAATTAAGTAGGGTCTTTTGTGTAGAGAGACATAAGAATAGACTCacgataatatataaatatcgaTAGGTTGTGTAGTCAATATTATTAAAGTATGAATCGATTTTGATTAGCGAAGATGAAGATACGGAAATAATCTTTTCAACGGTTAGTTTGCATCTATATTTATCAGGTACAGAGTTGTATCTAAAAGTGCTACCTATTAAAGTTGAACAGGATGAATATGAAGTAGCTGATAGGGATATAAGAACAACTCAGGGCACTGAACAGATCGGTCCATCTAGTGCTTATGTGGTTGATAATGTACCAACGACTCAAAATTTCAGACATGCAAAAGACCAGTTCCCTACAGTGGATCTTGATGTGGCAGGTGTCACTATTAGACAATCATTAATTTACATATCTATCGATGACATAGTTTACATAGATAATCGGCTATTTGAAGAAGATGACATACGAAGTGAAGATGAGATGGACTTCGATCCTCAGCAAGCCGATTCTTCTACTGATATAGGGTGGCCACCTATGGAAGAGCACCCAAATTTAGGGGTGTTTGAAGCTCCTTCTGGAATATTTAGGTCATTTGATTGGACGGCAGTTAACGTATCTATGTCTTTTGCATTAGAGGCATGGTGCACCAGTTTGAAAAAAGGTGTCGAGTTATCAAAAGAGCTTCATTTTACAGATAAGGCGAAACTGCAAACTGCAATAAAATAGTATCATATTGAGAGGCATTATGAATTTAGGGTTGTCGAGTCAGAGCCAAAGCGAAGTGTTTCAAGTGCAAACAGCATTCCGTGGGCCATATATGAATAAAGGCAACAAAGGTGATGATAGATTTTACTCAGATTAAGTTATTACAAACAATAAATAGCTTCTAGAACTAATAACCTAATATGACATGCAGATAGTACTACTATCTAAGCATACGTGTACATGTCAGAAATGACAGTGTTATCATTTGCCATGTTCTTATGTGATGGTTGTCTGTGCATATGTGTCAATTGATTTTTGATGATATGCTGATCGATGTTACACACTAAAAGAGTACCATCATAATTATAGTCATCAATTTCAACCGACCCCGTATGCAGATTATTGGGCACAATAAAAAAGTAACGTCACATTATATCACAGAAAGAACGATTGCGACAGAAGGAAAAGCTACGATCTTCTAGACTCAGGAATGAAATAGATTGAATGAAAGTTGAGAACAGAACTACATGTCGAACTTGTGGCGAAGTAGGACATAGCAGACGGACATATTCGAGAACCAGAGaatgaatatttttttgaaattgatgaAATTTGTATTATCATCAGTTGTAATGTGATATTACTTTTGTTCCGACTTGTATCAAATGTGTGTTTCTTTGATTCAGTATCAAATATGTGTTTATTTGTAAATGCCTTCTATAGTATTGCACACATGGAGTCAGGGCTGGTAGATCAGACGGTATTACATGGTTAGGTATCTCATAAGTCTTCCATCAATTGGGATGGGCAGGAAtgt encodes:
- the LOC105059706 gene encoding beta-amylase 8 isoform X2; translation: MNVKQDVEQQQHSDHSSDQYPQPPPQRRPRGFAAAAAAAGGSGKGRKEREKEKERTKLRERHRRAITSRMLTGLRQYGNFLLPARADMNDVLAALAREAGWIVEADGTTYRPSSVTAPLTVAAPPPPPPPPHTQLAPFPVRSIESPLSANSLKNSSMKASLDSQASLLRIDESLSPASLDSVVVAERDTRGEKYANASPINSPECVEADQLMRESAEGEGDFAGTPYIPVYVMLPTSIVNSYCQLVDVEATRQELRHLKSLNVDGVVVDCWWGIVEGWSPHKYEWSGYRDLFNIIREFELKLQVVMAFHECGGNASGEIPISLPKWVLEIGKDNQDIFFTDREGRRNTECLSWGIDKERVLKGRTGIEVCFDFMRSFRMEFNDLFEEGFITAVEIGLGASGELKYPSHPERIGWRYPGIGEFQCYDKYMQQNLRRAAKLRGHSFWARGPDNAGHYNSRPHETGFFCDRGDYDGYYGRFFLHWYAQTLIDHADQVLSLANLAFEGTQVIIKIPAVYWWYKTSSHAAELTAGFYNPTNQDGYSPIFDMLKKHSAAMKFVCYGPQHSAQESDEALADLEGLSWQVMNSAWDRSLAVAAHGTLPCHDRETFIRIIENAKPRNDPDRRHLSFFTYQQLTSVFMEREMCFSELDNFIKCMHGEVVNDVQA
- the LOC105059706 gene encoding beta-amylase 8 isoform X1, which gives rise to MNVKQDVEQQQHSDHSSDQYPQPPPQRRPRGFAAAAAAAGGSGKGRKEREKEKERTKLRERHRRAITSRMLTGLRQYGNFLLPARADMNDVLAALAREAGWIVEADGTTYRPSSVTAPLTVAAPPPPPPPPHTQLAPFPVRSIESPLSANSLKNSSMKASLDSQASLLRIDESLSPASLDSVVVAERDTRGEKYANASPINSPECVEADQLMRESAEGEGDFAGTPYIPVYVMLPTSIVNSYCQLVDVEATRQELRHLKSLNVDGVVVDCWWGIVEGWSPHKYEWSGYRDLFNIIREFELKLQVVMAFHECGGNASGEIPISLPKWVLEIGKDNQDIFFTDREGRRNTECLSWGIDKERVLKGRTGIEVCFDFMRSFRMEFNDLFEEGFITAVEIGLGASGELKYPSHPERIGWRYPGIGEFQCYDKYMQQNLRRAAKLRGHSFWARGPDNAGHYNSRPHETGFFCDRGDYDGYYGRFFLHWYAQTLIDHADQVLSLANLAFEGTQVIIKIPAVYWWYKTSSHAAELTAGFYNPTNQDGYSPIFDMLKKHSAAMKFVCYGPQHSAQESDEALADLEGLSWQVMNSAWDRSLAVAAHGTLPCHDRETFIRIIENAKPRNDPDRRHLSFFTYQQLTSVFMEREMCFSELDNFIKCMHDCLRLKEGDRSQLPI
- the LOC105059706 gene encoding beta-amylase 8 isoform X4, whose product is MNVKQDVEQQQHSDHSSDQYPQPPPQRRPRGFAAAAAAAGGSGKGRKEREKEKERTKLRERHRRAITSRMLTGLRQYGNFLLPARADMNDVLAALAREAGWIVEADGTTYRPSSVTAPLTVAAPPPPPPPPHTQLAPFPVRSIESPLSANSLKNSSMKASLDSQASLLRIDESLSPASLDSVVVAERDTRGEKYANASPINSPECVEADQLMRESAEGEGDFAGTPYIPVYVMLPTSIVNSYCQLVDVEATRQELRHLKSLNVDGVVVDCWWGIVEGWSPHKYEWSGYRDLFNIIREFELKLQVVMAFHECGGNASGEIPISLPKWVLEIGKDNQDIFFTDREGRRNTECLSWGIDKERVLKGRTGIEVCFDFMRSFRMEFNDLFEEGFITAVEIGLGASGELKYPSHPERIGWRYPGIGEFQCYDKYMQQNLRRAAKLRGHSFWARGPDNAGHYNSRPHETGFFCDRGDYDGYYGRFFLHWYAQTLIDHADQVLSLANLAFEGTQVIIKIPAVYWWYKTSSHAAELTAGFYNPTNQDGYSPIFDMLKKHSAAMKFVCYGPQHSAQESDEALADLEGLSWQVMNSAWDRSLAVAAHGTLPCHDRETFIRIIENAKPRNDPDRRHLSFFTYQQLTSVFMEREMCFSELDNFIKCMHGRGSCQ